The following coding sequences lie in one Synergistales bacterium genomic window:
- a CDS encoding NifB/NifX family molybdenum-iron cluster-binding protein: MRVAIAAENGEVAAHFGRAPYYVFADIEEGRVVSTWKEENPGHAPGAIPRWLSDEGAQWVLARGMGRKACAVFEQLGIETFVGVGGTVEEAVEAAAAGRIVCGESSCSHGETGHEH, encoded by the coding sequence ATGCGTGTCGCGATCGCAGCAGAGAACGGAGAGGTGGCCGCTCACTTCGGCAGGGCGCCCTACTATGTGTTTGCCGATATCGAGGAAGGCAGGGTGGTCTCCACCTGGAAGGAAGAGAACCCAGGCCACGCGCCGGGCGCCATCCCCCGATGGCTCAGCGACGAGGGGGCGCAGTGGGTGCTGGCCCGCGGTATGGGCCGGAAGGCCTGCGCGGTCTTCGAGCAGCTGGGGATCGAAACCTTCGTGGGTGTCGGCGGAACCGTGGAGGAGGCCGTCGAGGCGGCGGCCGCGGGCCGGATCGTCTGCGGGGAGAGTTCCTGCAGCCACGGGGAGACCGGCCACGAACACTAG